From Actinomyces procaprae:
TCTCCCCCGGCGCGTCCGGTGAGCAGGCCCGCGTGCAGGATCTCGCGCTCATACCGCACCTGGTAGACCTGGGAGATGCCGCTGTAGGCGGCGGCGCCGGCCGCGTAGTGCGGTGTCTCGAAGACCGTCGGCTCGGGCAGGCCCGCCTGGGTGAACAGGGCCCGGCCCTCAGTCACCTGCTGGGCCGCCCAGGCGGCGTCGGTGCCGGGCAGGTCGCCGCCGATCTGCACCCACGAGTTGTTCTGGCAGGTGACCGCGGGTGCGGAGTTGTCATTGGTGTCGGTGCACCAGGAGCGGATGAACTCGAAGTCATCCGTGCTCACCCCGTTGTACGGATTGCTCAGGTTTGAGAACTGGTGACGGGTGCCGTGCTGGATCAGGGTGCCGCCGTTGGCGACGGCGTAGGCGAGCACCTCTACCAGCTCCGGATTGTCCGCCAGGGTGAGGGTCTCGGGGGTGCCGTCGTTATACACCCCCTCCGGGTCGGTGTAGATCGGGACGACGGCGAGCTGGAACGGTACTCCCGCCCCGACGAGGTAGTCGACGATGGTGCGCAGCTCGGCGCCCGTGGTGGCGGGGCTCACGTCCTCGATGCGCACGGCCGCCTGGCGCACGTTCTCCGCTCCGGGCTGGAGGGTGTCCAGCACGATGTCCGCGGCGGCCAGGTACCGGTCGGTCTCCCCCAGGTATGACAGCGGAACCTCCCCGATATAAGTGAGGTTCGCGGACTTGACCGCCCACGGGAAGGTTGCGCCGGTCGACTGCGTGATGGGGGCGCAGTCGGTGGCGGTGCCTGCGGCGTCGGAGCAGTGGGCGGTCCCCAGGACGGTGACGTCCTGCGGGCTGGTGATGTGCGGGGCGAGTATGCCGCCGGTGTTCAGCGCGTTGCGGCCCAGTTCCTGCCCGTTGTAGGTGACGGTGGTGACCGTGTCCGCCGAGTCGATGTAGGAGCTGGCCGCATCCCACCCGTACCGGGCGGTGAAGGCGGCGCGGTCCTCCGTGGTGGAGGCGAGCTGCCAGATGTTGAATCCGGACCACAGCACGGGCACGTCACCGGTGAGCACGTCGTTGACGAAGGCCTGCGGCAGTGGCTCGTCATAGGTTGAGCCGGAGTAGATGACGGCGGTGTAGGAGCCGGCCAGTCCCGCGACGTAGTCGGTCACGGGCAGGGTCGTAACCGTGCCCGAGTGCGAGGCGAGCATGCCCATGCCGAGGGCGTAGTACTCACCCAGGTGAGCGTAGCCACCCGTGGAGTCGAACAGGACGAGGGTGCGTGCCGGCCCGGCCTGTTCGGTGGAGAAGGTGCGTGCGGATGCGGGCAGGGCCACGCCCTCGGGCAGGTCGCGCACCTCGGGTTCTGCTGCGGCCTCGGCCGGCTGGGCGAGCTCCGCTTCCTCGGCCGCGCCGCCGGCCACGAGCGGGAGCACCTGCTCGGCGGCGGCCTCCGGCTCCGGTGGCGCCTCCACCGGCGCCTCCTGGATTACGTCGACGACAGGGGCGTTCGCCGGCACCGCGGCGGGTGTCCGGTCCTGCGCCGCGGGCAGTGCCGTGGCGGTGATTGGCAGTGCCGTCACGGCGGCCGTCAGCACGACCGCCGCAAGTAGGCGGCGGCGTCGATTTCGGCGCCGATTACGGGGTCGATTCAGGGATGGGTGACTCATGCGTTCTCCTGAGCGCTGTTGGTGGGGTGGACAGGGGTGAATTCGGGGATGCGCTCACCCACGCCTGTCAGCGCCGCCATGGCGGCGCTGATACGGGCGCAGGCCCGCCCGTCCCCATAGGGGTTGGCGGCGCCGGCCATATCGGCGTAGGCGGAGTCGTCGTCCAGCAGGCGGCACACCGAGTCGACGATGTTCTGCTCCCCGGTGCCCACCAGCTTGGCGACACCGAAGTCGATGGCCTCAGGCCGCTCGGTGTTCTCCCGCATGACGAGCACCGGTTTGGACAGGGCCGGCGCCTCCTCCTGCACGCCGCCGGAGTCGGTGAGCACCAGGTGAGACCGGTTCATGAGAGTGCAGAACTGTCCGTACTGAAGCGGCTCGGTGACGACTACGTTGCTCAGGCCCGAAACGTGCGGCAGCAGGGCAGAACGCACCTTCGGGTTGCGGTGGGCGGGCAGGACGATCACGTCGTCGGGGTGACTGAGGGCGATGCGGGCCACCGCCCGGCCGATACTGTGCATGGGCTGTCCCCACGACTCGCGGCGGTGCGCAGTGACCAGGACGATGCGCCGTTCGGGATCGGCGGTGGCCCGGGCGAGGGCGGGGTCGGTGAATGGCAGCGGCCGACGGACTGCTTCCAGCAGCGCGTCGATGACCGTGTTTCCGGTTACGACCACGCGGGCAGGATCCGTGTTCTCCCGCAGCAGGTTGTCACGCGCCGTGGTCGTGGGGCACAGGTGCAGTGCGGTCACCTGAGACAGCAGGCGCCGATTCGCCTCCTCCGGGAACGGGGAGTCGATCGAGCCCGTACGCAGGCCGGCCTCGACGTGTACCACCGGCACTCGGTGGTAGAAGCCCGCCAGGCCTGCGGCGAATGCCGAGGTGGTGTCGCCCTGAACGGCAATCAAGTCCGGCTGGTGCGCGTCAATGGCACGCTCAACCCCCTCCAGCGTGCCGACGGTGACCTCGGTCAGGCTCTGGCCGGGCCGGTGGATGTCAAGATCCGTGTTCGGGGTGATGCCGAAGAAGTCGTTGACCTGGTCGAGCATCTCGCGGTGCTGGCCGGTCACCACCACGATCGGCTCGAAGCGCTCGTCACGCTGCAGGGCGCGCACCAACGGGGCCATCTTGATGGCCTCCGGCCTGGTGCCGTATACGAGCATGACGCGCGGCGGCGGGCCGACTGTGGTGCTGGGGGCGGTTGGGGCAGTCATTGTTTCTCCTGGGGTGGTCGGGCATGCGGTCCGGGTAGCGTTCGGAATCGGAACAGGGCCGACGTCTCAGTAAGTGGCCGGGCTGAGGGTGACCTCGACGGTTGCGTCCTCGGTATAGGCGGCTACGGCACCGGCGCAGTAGGGTGAGTCGGCGTCCGTCACGGTGGCGAGGTGCTTGCCGTCGACG
This genomic window contains:
- a CDS encoding DUF2334 domain-containing protein → MSHPSLNRPRNRRRNRRRRLLAAVVLTAAVTALPITATALPAAQDRTPAAVPANAPVVDVIQEAPVEAPPEPEAAAEQVLPLVAGGAAEEAELAQPAEAAAEPEVRDLPEGVALPASARTFSTEQAGPARTLVLFDSTGGYAHLGEYYALGMGMLASHSGTVTTLPVTDYVAGLAGSYTAVIYSGSTYDEPLPQAFVNDVLTGDVPVLWSGFNIWQLASTTEDRAAFTARYGWDAASSYIDSADTVTTVTYNGQELGRNALNTGGILAPHITSPQDVTVLGTAHCSDAAGTATDCAPITQSTGATFPWAVKSANLTYIGEVPLSYLGETDRYLAAADIVLDTLQPGAENVRQAAVRIEDVSPATTGAELRTIVDYLVGAGVPFQLAVVPIYTDPEGVYNDGTPETLTLADNPELVEVLAYAVANGGTLIQHGTRHQFSNLSNPYNGVSTDDFEFIRSWCTDTNDNSAPAVTCQNNSWVQIGGDLPGTDAAWAAQQVTEGRALFTQAGLPEPTVFETPHYAAGAAAYSGISQVYQVRYEREILHAGLLTGRAGGDFEYFGQFFPYAVNDPYGTHVLPENLGNVELESYNQHPPRLPADIVAAAHANLVGTHATASFFFHPYYDVSLLREIVEGIQAEGYTFVAATELN
- the wecB gene encoding non-hydrolyzing UDP-N-acetylglucosamine 2-epimerase, coding for MTAPTAPSTTVGPPPRVMLVYGTRPEAIKMAPLVRALQRDERFEPIVVVTGQHREMLDQVNDFFGITPNTDLDIHRPGQSLTEVTVGTLEGVERAIDAHQPDLIAVQGDTTSAFAAGLAGFYHRVPVVHVEAGLRTGSIDSPFPEEANRRLLSQVTALHLCPTTTARDNLLRENTDPARVVVTGNTVIDALLEAVRRPLPFTDPALARATADPERRIVLVTAHRRESWGQPMHSIGRAVARIALSHPDDVIVLPAHRNPKVRSALLPHVSGLSNVVVTEPLQYGQFCTLMNRSHLVLTDSGGVQEEAPALSKPVLVMRENTERPEAIDFGVAKLVGTGEQNIVDSVCRLLDDDSAYADMAGAANPYGDGRACARISAAMAALTGVGERIPEFTPVHPTNSAQENA